In Zingiber officinale cultivar Zhangliang chromosome 1A, Zo_v1.1, whole genome shotgun sequence, a genomic segment contains:
- the LOC121998292 gene encoding 21 kDa protein-like — protein MASHPSLLFHAFLFLLLAGDGEAATLSSPTAAAGVLNTTEFIRQSCDGTLYPSLCFTSLVGYASVVQQSDARLSQVASDFTSARVRSASRSLSGALASTGPVAGPRLRAALRDCSDLMSDAAEWAGQAAEALRGVENLVGPEVTWRVSNAMTWMSSALTDEDTCTDELEKLAAPTGSADCWSKASEVYRRVRKAEKHTSIALALIHKLGF, from the coding sequence ATGGCGTCTCATCCCAGCCTTCTATTTCACGcctttctcttccttcttctcgccGGCGACGGCGAGGCCGCCACATTAAGCTCCCCGACGGCGGCCGCCGGCGTTCTGAACACCACGGAATTCATCCGCCAGTCCTGCGACGGCACCCTGTACCCTAGCCTCTGCTTCACTTCCCTCGTCGGTTACGCCTCCGTGGTCCAGCAGAGCGACGCGCGGCTCTCCCAGGTGGCCTCCGACTTCACCTCAGCCCGGGTACGCTCCGCCTCCCGCAGCCTCTCGGGCGCTCTGGCGAGCACGGGCCCCGTTGCGGGGCCCCGCCTGCGCGCGGCCCTGCGAGACTGCTCCGACCTGATGAGCGACGCGGCGGAGTGGGCGGGGCAGGCGGCGGAGGCGCTGCGCGGGGTGGAGAACCTGGTGGGGCCGGAGGTGACGTGGCGGGTGTCCAACGCGATGACGTGGATGAGCTCCGCGCTGACGGACGAGGACACGTGCACGGACGAGCTGGAGAAGCTGGCGGCCCCGACGGGATCAGCCGACTGCTGGTCGAAGGCCAGCGAGGTGTACCGCCGGGTGAGGAAGGCGGAGAAGCACACCAGCATCGCCCTGGCCCTCATCCACAAGCTCGGCTTCTaa